The sequence below is a genomic window from Coffea arabica cultivar ET-39 chromosome 8e, Coffea Arabica ET-39 HiFi, whole genome shotgun sequence.
ATTGGTTGGCATTGACCAGCCCAAACAACATCTGATTTCAAAGCTTCTCGAGGGGCACGATCACCAACTCAAAGTTGTTTCAGTGGTTGGAATGGGAGGACTCGGCAAAACTACCCTAGTCAAAAAGGTCCATGAAGATCCAGATGTTAGAAAGAATTTCCCAGTTCGTGCCTGGGTAACCGTCTCTCAAACATGCGACTTTCCAAAGCTCCTGAGAGACTTGATTTGGCAGTTGCACAAGGAATTGAACAAATCAGTCCCACAATTCATCGAATCTATATCTACCGCTGAGCTGAAAgaatttgtcaaagattttcttcaaCAAGTTGGAAGGTATGCAATTGTCTTCGATGACGTGTGGGACGTGGAATTTTGGAATGAAATCAAATTTGCACTGTCTGAGGGTAACTACGGCAATCGTGTCATGCTAACAACATGAAATGCCGATGTAGCCTCTGCCTCTTGCACAGAATCTCAGGATTATGTCCACAGAATGGAGCCACTATCAAATGAAGATTCGTGGACCCTATTTTGCAACAAGATCTTTAAAGGAAATCGTTGCCCCACCCACCTGATGGATGTTGCAAAAGCTGTATTGGATAAATGTGACGGTTTGCCTTTGGCGATTGTTACGATTGGTGGGCTCTTAGCTTCGAAGGACGCGAGCAGAATAGATGAATGGGAGAAGATTCAACAGAGTCTTGGGGGTGAATTCACCGGTAAGCTAGAGAGAGTTAAAAGGATACTTTCTCTGAGTTACAATGATCTGCCTTCGCACCTCAAACCCTGTCTGTTGTATTTAACCATTTATCCGGAGGATTATCCAATAAACTGCCATATGCTGATTCAATTATGGATTGCTGAAAGATTTGTAGAATGGAGAGAAGGAATGAGTATTGAAGATGTAGCCTGGGGTTATCTCAGAGAACTCATCAGCAGAAGCCTAATTCAAGCAACTAAAGTGTTTTATGAAGGAACGCCCCACACGTGTCGAATCCATGACCTATTGAGAGAAGTTATTCTCATCAAGTCAAGGGAACAAAACATGGTGACAGTTACTACTGGACAACCAATGACGTGGCCATCTGAGAAGGTACGCCGTCTAGCAATCCATAGTAGTAGTAACAGTAGCAACATCCAATACCACCAACAAAGAcaattttattcctttgaacACCTTCGATCATTCATCACAGTTAGTTCCACCAACCCATTACTATCCAAAACTTTCCTATCTGAAGTTCTAAGGAGTAGCAAGTTGCTAAAGGTTCTAGATTTGACTAATGAAGAGATAGAGGCAACACCAAATGAGATTTTCAACTTGTTGCATCTCACATATCTGAGTCTATATGGTACAAAAGTGGAAAGAGTCCCGAGAGCTATTGGAAAGCTTCTACATTTGGAATATCTGAATTTGGGGTACACTGGAGTTAGGGAATTACCCGTGGAAATCCTAAAGCTGCAAAAGCTTCGACATCTCTTTGTATTCCATCCAGTTGATCCCTCAAATGATGATTATGGATTTCATGGGTTTAAAGGTCCGTCAAAATTGGGAGGGCTTCTGGCTCTACAAATATTAAACACCATAGATGCAAGTAGTGGGTCTGTAATAGTTAAAGAGATAGGAAAATTGACCCAATTAAGAGAGTTAGCTATTACACAGTTGAGAAGAGAAGATGGAAAGGAGCTCTGCTCCTCCCTTGTCAACCTCACCAGTCTTCGGGAATTAAGTGTTGATTCAGTTGGAAAAGGTGATGATTATGAGATAATCGATCTAAATCATCATCAacattctctttcttcttctcgtTCGTTTCTTCGATCTCTTCGTGTGCTAATTATGCGTGGCCGCTTAGAAACAATGCCACGATGGGTAGCTCATCTTCAAAACTTGGTAAGCTTAGATTTGATCTGGAGCGGGTTAAGGGCTGAGGAGGATCCGCTTGAATCCCTCCAACATTTGCCCAATTTGGATGACATTAGTTTCATTGGATCTTACCAGGGAGAAGGGCTGTGTTTCAAGGCTGGAGGGTTCCTGAAATTGAAGAGGTTGCACTTAAAGAGAATGGAAGGGTTGagatggatgagagtggaggagGGTGCATTGCCTCGTCTCCAGAAACTATTTCTGCAACAACTTCCATCACTAAAGGAATTACCATTGGGTATTCAGCACTTGAGCAATCTTCAACGGCTGATTTTGTCTGAGATGAGTTCTCAATTGAGAGAGAAACTGTTGGAGGATCAGAAGGAAGAAAGTGAAGATTACACAAGAATCGCACATATTCCTGAAATTTTCATTGGTTACTGTACAGATGATAGGAAATGGAGAATCCTCCGGCTAtgggggaagaagaagaaaacattCCTTGCCTAGCACTAGTAGCATCCCGTGGCtttcctttctcttcttcttctatttttcTGAGAAGTTTCTGATGTTTTCTATCTTCTCCACTGCGTGTAGTATGGTGCATTGCATCATCATCTTGTTCATATGCTGCATTTTGTTAATGTATTTTTTTaactgtttttctttaattttaacTTCAGCAAATGCAGCATTCTTACCTACCCCCCCAAATATGCGCTTGTGAGATcatgagctcaatgataactaAGTACAGGAATCAATTTGCCCATAAGTCTACATAAAGATTGCAATGCATATAGCATTGTGCGAAATTTGAGAATGACAATCTTCTTTTCACTCTTCAATTTTAGATAACAAAAGGGTCTGATcccaattttgatttatttctaAAAGTTTCTCTAGATTTGCCAATTTTTTAGGAGCATAAAAATAGGATTTGAGAAGCTCCTCAACTTCTAGCTGCGTATATAAGAAAAAAATACTAAACAAATAAAGGGTGACTTGTgtgtagaggtgtcaaaatgggtgttTTGGACGAGTTTAGGATGGTTAAAAtaggtaatgggtataagtgagtcaactcatttatacccatctaattaaatgcgtataaatgggtaagtcaaaaaatgaattgggtaacccaattatctatttataatccatttattttaaatttttgtaaattcatttaaatttatttttgcaaattaagttatcaatttatcccatcctttgcacccatcattagttttaaatgtTTACTTATAATGCTCAATGAGCCTAATTActaatttttttcccttgcGTACTGTATGTTtcaaaattacatactatttaataatggaacaataagaatataaaaatttgaactaa
It includes:
- the LOC113703893 gene encoding disease resistance protein RPM1-like, which translates into the protein MEPLSNEDSWTLFCNKIFKGNRCPTHLMDVAKAVLDKCDGLPLAIVTIGGLLASKDASRIDEWEKIQQSLGGEFTGKLERVKRILSLSYNDLPSHLKPCLLYLTIYPEDYPINCHMLIQLWIAERFVEWREGMSIEDVAWGYLRELISRSLIQATKVFYEGTPHTCRIHDLLREVILIKSREQNMVTVTTGQPMTWPSEKVRRLAIHSSSNSSNIQYHQQRQFYSFEHLRSFITVSSTNPLLSKTFLSEVLRSSKLLKVLDLTNEEIEATPNEIFNLLHLTYLSLYGTKVERVPRAIGKLLHLEYLNLGYTGVRELPVEILKLQKLRHLFVFHPVDPSNDDYGFHGFKGPSKLGGLLALQILNTIDASSGSVIVKEIGKLTQLRELAITQLRREDGKELCSSLVNLTSLRELSVDSVGKGDDYEIIDLNHHQHSLSSSRSFLRSLRVLIMRGRLETMPRWVAHLQNLVSLDLIWSGLRAEEDPLESLQHLPNLDDISFIGSYQGEGLCFKAGGFLKLKRLHLKRMEGLRWMRVEEGALPRLQKLFLQQLPSLKELPLGIQHLSNLQRLILSEMSSQLREKLLEDQKEESEDYTRIAHIPEIFIGYCTDDRKWRILRLWGKKKKTFLA